TACTCTTGGCACAAGTGGGACACTTGTACGACACTCTGGTGTGGTCGTACCAACACGTCTGGTGAATGGCGTGTCCACAGGGCATGAAAATGACCTTAGTGGTCGATGTGAAGAGGTAGTCGCCGCAAATAGGACAGTCGCAGTCGGTGGAGCGCTCGATGCACTTGTGGGAGCCGTGTAGATCCATCGTCATGCACGCGTTGCATCGCTGGCAATGGAAAAAGTCGATACCCAGTCCCTTGCCAATGCGACAGATGCCACAATCGTTGCAATGGTAGATGGACTTTTCAGGATCATCGTCCCACAGTTTGCAGATGGCACAGTAGTAGGAGGCCATGGACTTGTGGCACGACATGCAgtcttgagctgctggctgCGCCGTACCGCAATACATACACAGCATGTTCCGAGTGTCTTTTCTAATGAGAGTGTGGGATTCCACATTGTCGTGGCAGAATCGACAAGTGTACCACTTGTTGCACTCGTTGCATTCCAGTTTGCATGCTCGTTGGTAATGTTCGCAGCCCAGAATCTGCAACTCTTCGTCATGATAAGTCGGTTGCTTATCTGTAGACGAGGCTTCTGCTGTCGGGCGAGCATCGTTTGCAGCCTGCTGTAGTCTGTAGTAATCGTGCGTCATGAGTGTCTGTAACATGTACGCTTTTTCCCGTTCGGAAAAGTCGGCATTCTGAATCTCCATAATCTTTTGACGAAGTGATACTTCTGTTTCGGGCTGATCACTACTACTCTTGCACAGTTTTTGAATGTAGGCGATCATACGTTGAGGAGCAGCCGGCTTAGGAGTGGCTCGTGGAGTGGCCGCTGTGTCGGTGTTGGAGTCCTCATTGGTATCGGGATCACTGTTTCCACGGACGGGAAATGAGGGAATATGAAAGTTCCATGAAGGTCGGAATCGAGGCGGCTGAAAACGTCGTCTATCAAACCCGTCGAAATTAAGACGTCCAATCATATCCATTTCGTCATCTGAAGACGATTCCGACGGAGGCAATATTGGAGATCGCACGCTGGAGATCGTAGACGCTTCTACCACTTCTCCTTCCTGCTCGTCTCCGTCGGTGTACTCATAAGAGCTTTCTCCCGCGACATCGCTTTCAGCTGCGGAAAAGTCGTACGGGTGTCTTCCAtccacaaacagctgtTGGAAGCCCGTTGCGGCTGTTGCGGCTTCTCCGTTTTCTTCCCGGCCTCGTGTGAACCAGGCCATGTTGAGTCCTCCAAAAGACGGCAGGTTCAGAGGCCCTCCTAGCAGTCTGTGATTTTCTGGAGCGGAAAAGTAGTCTTCGGGTCGTACAGCTGACGGTCTGGCACCTGCTGTTTCATCATCAGAGCCCAAAACTGCGTCTCTGCTCTCGTTCCAAAGCTCGGTCATTTCTCGCCACCGTTGCAGATAGCTGCTCTGCAACTCTGGCTCGGAACACACGGCGGGCACGTTGGAGGGGGTGTCCTGGAGCGTGTTTCTGCGCTCTCGAGCTCGCGCCAACACCGATccttgctgctgttccagctgagcctccagctcgggAGCCTCTCCATTCTCTTCTGTTCTCTGCTGGC
This genomic interval from Yarrowia lipolytica chromosome 1E, complete sequence contains the following:
- a CDS encoding uncharacterized protein (Compare to YALI0E25608g, some similarities with uniprot|O14099 Schizosaccharomyces pombe Zinc finger protein) — encoded protein: MINSNGCDIFSLSKPKPPVQVHGHLCAMDYMQFPPLPVIRLPEFLHRRDDMMPEVFRNWLDRQQRTEENGEAPELEAQLEQQQGSVLARARERRNTLQDTPSNVPAVCSEPELQSSYLQRWREMTELWNESRDAVLGSDDETAGARPSAVRPEDYFSAPENHRLLGGPLNLPSFGGLNMAWFTRGREENGEAATAATGFQQLFVDGRHPYDFSAAESDVAGESSYEYTDGDEQEGEVVEASTISSVRSPILPPSESSSDDEMDMIGRLNFDGFDRRRFQPPRFRPSWNFHIPSFPVRGNSDPDTNEDSNTDTAATPRATPKPAAPQRMIAYIQKLCKSSSDQPETEVSLRQKIMEIQNADFSEREKAYMLQTLMTHDYYRLQQAANDARPTAEASSTDKQPTYHDEELQILGCEHYQRACKLECNECNKWYTCRFCHDNVESHTLIRKDTRNMLCMYCGTAQPAAQDCMSCHKSMASYYCAICKLWDDDPEKSIYHCNDCGICRIGKGLGIDFFHCQRCNACMTMDLHGSHKCIERSTDCDCPICGDYLFTSTTKVIFMPCGHAIHQTCWYDHTRVSYKCPTCAKSILNMEAQFRIMDTEIENQPLPDPYADWRSIVTCNDCSAKSNVKFHFLGLKCDNCKSYNTNQVKLLKPEDDVVQEVRLQSPEVTEEDAELAILSTVESDREGE